The Deltaproteobacteria bacterium DNA segment ACGCCGGCGAGGTGGCGAGCTTTGCCGAGATCGATCGCGGCGAGGGCGCGGCATTGAAACCGGGCGAGATCGAGCTGGCGGTGCAACTGATCGAGCAGCTGGCCTCGCCGTCGTTCGCGCCCGAGAAATACGACGACACCTATCGCAAGAAGGCGCTGGCAATGATCGAGCAGAAGATCCAGGGCCAAGAGGTGGTGGCCGCACCGGCGCAGGCCCCGCGGGCGCAGATCATCGACTTGATGGAGGCACTCAAGGCCAGCCTGGAGGCTAAGCGGCGCGGGCCGGCTGCGGTCGTGCCCGCGGCCGAAGAGCGCAAGCCGCCCCGCGCCAAAGCCCCGGCCGTAGCCGCTCGCAAGAGCGCGACGCGGGCGAAGTAGCGGCGCATGCGGGGGGCGGCGCGGATGCGGACGGGCGGTCATGGCGGAGCGCCGGCGGCGGCGGCCGGTGCGGCGGCGCAGACCTTCGGCACCGCGGATGCCGCCCGCATTCTGCGCCTGCCGCCGGTGCGGGTCCGCGCCATTGTGCGCGCCGGCCTGTGCGCCCCGGCGCGCCGCGGGCGCGCGCTCGAGTTCAGTTTTCAGGACTTGTTGCTGCTGCGCACCGCCCACGGGCTGTTGCAGGCCAAGGTGCCGCCGCGGCGGGTGCGCACTGCCTTGCGCGAGCTCAGCCGGCAGTTGCCGGCCGGGCAACCGTTGTCGGGCGTGCGCATCTACGCCGATGGGCGGCACGTGGTGGTACGCGATGGCCGAACGGCTTGGCAGCCCGACAGCGGGCAAGCCGTCTTCACCTTCGACGTCGATGACCTCGCCCGCAAGACCGGCGTGGTCGTCAAAGTGCCGCGCTCGCGCGCCGGCAAAGTGCCCCCGCCGCCCGAAGCCATCACGGCCAACGGCTGGTTAGATCGCGCTTTGGCGCTCGAAGAAGTCGATACCAAGGCGGCGGCCGTGGCTTATCGCCAGGCGCTGCAACTGGCGCCGGAGATGACCGACGCCTACATCAACCTCGGCCGCCTGCTGCACGAGGCCGGCGACGTCAGCGAAGCGCGCCGCTTGTACGGCGAAGCGCTCAGACGCGCGCCTGACGATCCCGTCGCACACTACGACATGGCGCTGGCGCTCGAAGACCAAGGTGATCCCACCGGGGCCACGCACTACTATCACCGGGCGTTGGAAATCGACCCGGATTTTGCCGACGCCCACTTCAACCTCGGCCGCCTGCTCGACAAGCTCGGCGAGCGCACCCAAGCCCTGCGCCACCTGCTCGCCTACAAGAAACTCACGGGCAGACCCTAGTAACAGCCATTGGCTCTAGTTCCACAGCTCACGTAGCCGCGCGCCGATATCGATTGGGCTCGGGGCGTTGCCGGCCCCGAGATCGGCCGTGTGTGCACGCCCGTGGGTACGGTGCTCGAAGTGCTCTGCGATCGCGGCCGGAATGAAGCGGCTGCGCGGGGCATACACGTGCCGGTCGCCGAAACGCCCCTGCTCGCGTTTGAAGAAGCGCAGCGGGTGAATCAAGTGCAGCTGCTCGCGCGCCCGCGTCATGGCCACGTACAGCAGGCGGCGTTCTTCTTCGATCTGCGCCGCGCTGCCAGTTGCCAGGTCGGACGGGATGCAGCCGTCGGTCACGTTGAGCACATAGACGACGTTCCATTCCTGACCCTTAGCGGAGTGGATGGTCGAAAGGATCAGATAGTCATCGTCCAAGTATGGCGCCCCAGGCTCGTCGCTGCTGGCACTCGGCGGGTCGAGCGTGAGTTCGGTAAGGAAGCGCTCGCGTGAGGGGTAGGCGGCGGCGACGTGCTCGAGCTCTTCGAGGTCGCGCGCACGCAGGTGAGCGGCGTCGTAGAGCCGCTCCAGATGCGGCTGATACCACTGCCGCACTCGCGCGATCTGCGCCACCCAGCCGGCCGGCGGACCGGCCAGATCACGCAACAGCGAGCACAACGGCTGCCAATCCGCCGGCGCCACCGGCGCCCTAAACGTCGTCAGCGCGGCGAGGTCGAAGTGGTGGCTTTGAAGATGTTCGAGGGCCCGGCGCGCGTGGCGCGGGCCCATGCCCGGCACTAGCTGCAACACGCGAAAGGCAGCCAGCCCATCGCGGGGGTTCTCGGCCCAGCGCAGTACGCACACGAGATCCTTCACGTGTGCGGCTTCGAGGAATTTCAGGCCGCCGAACTTGACGAACGGGATATTGCGCCGTGCCAGCTCCAACTCGAGTTGATCGCTGTGATGGGCGGCGCGAAACAGCACCGCCTGCCGCTTCAGCTCAATGCCGGCCTCGCGATTGGCCAGCACCTGCTCGGCGACGTACTCGACTTGGCAACTCTCGTCCTCCGCCGTCACCAACTGCGGTCGCGAGCCGCCGCGCCGACTGGAGAACAGCTGCTTCGGTACGCCCACTTGCGCCAAGCGCATGACGGCGTTGCAGGCGCCCAGGATGGCCGCGCTCGAGCGGTAGTTCTGTTCCAGAGTCACCACCTGTGCCGGAGGCTGAAACTGCCGGGGGAACTCCAGAATATTGCGCACGCTGGCGGCA contains these protein-coding regions:
- a CDS encoding tetratricopeptide repeat protein is translated as MRGAARMRTGGHGGAPAAAAGAAAQTFGTADAARILRLPPVRVRAIVRAGLCAPARRGRALEFSFQDLLLLRTAHGLLQAKVPPRRVRTALRELSRQLPAGQPLSGVRIYADGRHVVVRDGRTAWQPDSGQAVFTFDVDDLARKTGVVVKVPRSRAGKVPPPPEAITANGWLDRALALEEVDTKAAAVAYRQALQLAPEMTDAYINLGRLLHEAGDVSEARRLYGEALRRAPDDPVAHYDMALALEDQGDPTGATHYYHRALEIDPDFADAHFNLGRLLDKLGERTQALRHLLAYKKLTGRP
- a CDS encoding ATP-dependent helicase — translated: MAAAAYLDELNPAQQQAVVHGGMAGGAQPAPPLLIIAGAGSGKTKTLAHRVAHLIINGADPERILLLTFTRRAAHEMTRRARRIVAHACAGTAGDAAGRLCWAGTFHSLANRLLRLHAQVIGLTPSFTVLDRSDAADLMNLLRDELGFSRSASRFPKKDTCLAIYSHTLNAQRPLAEVLAESFPWCEAWAEELRALFRAYVQGKQERNVLDYDDLLLYWHQMMAEPALAAAVRARFDHVLVDEYQDTNALQAAILLALKPDGRGLTVVGDDAQAIYSFRAASVRNILEFPRQFQPPAQVVTLEQNYRSSAAILGACNAVMRLAQVGVPKQLFSSRRGGSRPQLVTAEDESCQVEYVAEQVLANREAGIELKRQAVLFRAAHHSDQLELELARRNIPFVKFGGLKFLEAAHVKDLVCVLRWAENPRDGLAAFRVLQLVPGMGPRHARRALEHLQSHHFDLAALTTFRAPVAPADWQPLCSLLRDLAGPPAGWVAQIARVRQWYQPHLERLYDAAHLRARDLEELEHVAAAYPSRERFLTELTLDPPSASSDEPGAPYLDDDYLILSTIHSAKGQEWNVVYVLNVTDGCIPSDLATGSAAQIEEERRLLYVAMTRAREQLHLIHPLRFFKREQGRFGDRHVYAPRSRFIPAAIAEHFEHRTHGRAHTADLGAGNAPSPIDIGARLRELWN